The Bernardetia litoralis DSM 6794 genome includes a window with the following:
- a CDS encoding peroxiredoxin family protein, with the protein MAADFSIKDMSGYEIKLSEWKGRVVVLNFWANYCLPCAKEIPFLNKIWRETQTDDIIFLAVTKDSPLVVQRFAQRQKEMFSFSVLPHAKELADVYDVNLVPTQIVINKKGEIVHRETGFGGNIDKLKQVIMQELSK; encoded by the coding sequence TTGGCTGCTGATTTTTCTATCAAAGATATGAGTGGTTATGAAATAAAATTATCTGAATGGAAAGGACGAGTAGTAGTTCTTAATTTTTGGGCAAATTATTGTCTTCCGTGTGCAAAAGAAATCCCATTTTTAAATAAAATATGGAGAGAAACACAAACTGATGATATTATTTTCTTGGCTGTTACTAAAGATTCGCCCTTAGTAGTTCAGCGTTTTGCACAGCGTCAGAAAGAAATGTTTAGTTTTTCAGTCTTGCCACATGCAAAGGAACTAGCTGATGTCTATGATGTAAATTTAGTTCCTACTCAAATCGTCATCAATAAAAAAGGCGAAATTGTTCATAGAGAAACAGGTTTTGGTGGAAATATAGATAAACTTAAACAGGTAATAATGCAAGAGTTATCAAAGTAA